Proteins from a genomic interval of Aspergillus flavus chromosome 7, complete sequence:
- a CDS encoding cytochrome P450 monooxygenase, whose amino-acid sequence MDLFPRDYLFAGLAVFIFWWIIDHSRHKQRYIRNVPIVGGKANLKRNRQEFVTNSLQILRTGYEENNGELFYVPTPIGERLIIPGRYLEELKSADMAVVDFQATFLEMFEGAYTTLGTHSRLLPQVVRAQLNQYLPDVLPEIQCEIRDSVTELFPPCQDWTVINVTELMAVLVARVSSRMFGGPALSQNREWIEASLRFAHDGFNAAQKLKMWPDTLKFIGQHFIPEVRSIKNTYKLAERAIIPLLDEREVDKSKKAHDLLTWMYDQAQGAEKDKKFIAGTLLKVSFAAYHTSAAAPTQLLFDIAAMPEHIAPLLEEYLSAPRDNNQNISVKGFAQMVKLDSIMKESQRFNPLLLLTFERIIKRDFTLSDGVVIPANTWIGCAAQAIGMDRKLYPDPDTFDAFRFVAKEEATATSTSVPATKAHYTSANPGSMAFGYGQHACPGRFFAMMEIKAIIGEILSRFEMRLADGEMRPPSVTFETQHLPHPAGKVLFKRRRRT is encoded by the exons ATGGACTTATTCCCGAGAGACTATTTGTTCGCTGGGCTTGCCGTATTTATCTTCTGGTGGATAATTGATCACTCTCGTCACAAACAACGCTATATCCGAAATGTGCCAATTGTGGGCGGAAAGGCCAATCTCAAAAGGAATCGGCAAGAATTTGTAACAAATAGTTTACAAATTCTAAGGACAGGCTACGAAGAG AACAATGGCGAGCTATTTTATGTACCAACGCCTATAGGAGAGCGGTTGATTATCCCTGGACGATACCTGGAAGAGTTGAAATCGGCAGATATGGCGGTTGTGGACTTCCAAGCCACTTTCCTTGAG atgTTTGAGGGCGCCTACACTACACTCGGAACCCATTCTCGGTTGCTGCCCCAGGTAGTCCGTGCTCAATTAAATCAATACCTTC CGGACGTCCTTCCAGAAATTCAATGTGAGATTAGAGATTCAGTCACGGAACTATTTCCTCCTTGCCAAG ACTGGACAGTGATCAACGTCACTGAGTTGATGGCCGTGCTTGTTGCCCGCGTATCAAGTCGCATGTTTGGTGGCCCAGCGTTGAGTCAAAACCGCGAATGGATTGAGGCTTCGCTTCGTTTCGCACATGATGGATTCAACGCAGCCCAAAAACTGAAGATGTGGCCAGACACCTTGAAATTCATCGGACAGCATTTCATACCCGAGGTGCGCTCTATCAAGAATACATATAAACTTGCCGAAAGAGCAATCATTCCCCTTCTCGACGAGCGTGAAGTCgacaagagcaagaaagcaCATGACCTTCTTACCTGGATGTATGATCAGGCACAAGGGGcagagaaagataaaaagttCATTGCTGGAACGTTACTCAAGGTCAGCTTCGCGGCATATCATACGAGCGCAGCAGCTCCAACCCAACTTCTTTTTGATATTGCAGCGATGCCAGAGCACATCGCGCCGCTTCTTGAGGAATATCTATCGGCGCCCCGTGATAACAACCAGAACATTTCGGTCAAAGGCTTCGCGCAGATGGTTAAATTGGACAGCATAATGAAGGAGAGTCAGAGATTCAATCCGCTACTATTGT TGACATTTGAACGCATCATTAAGCGCGACTTTACTCTTTCAGATGGAGTGGTCATCCCCGCGAACACCTGGATTGGCTGTGCGGCACAAGCCATTGGGATGGACCGAAAGCTTTATCCCGACCCCGATACGTTTGATGCGTTCAGGTTTGTCGCCAAAGAGGAAGCGACAGCCACTTCCACTTCGGTACCAGCTACCAAAGCTCACTACACCTCGGCCAACCCAGGCTCAATGGCATTTGGGTACGGCCAGCATGCTTGCCCTGGTAGATTCTTCGCCATGATGGAAATCAAGGCTATCATCGGAGAAATTTTGAGCCGTTTTGAGATGAGATTGGCGGATGGGGAAATGAGGCCACCTAGTGTCACTTTCGAAACTCAACATCTGCCCCATCCTGCTGGTAAAGTCCTATTTAAACGGAGAAGGCGCACATAG
- a CDS encoding cytochrome P450 — protein MTLISLSLLALSLWIIIRVLVIIYRLAWHPLARFPGPKFAAATSAYEFYFDAIKGGQYTFEIGHMHKKYGPIVRISPHELHINDPGFIEELYPGPGKPRDKYAYATGQFGIPDVCSLVLTPYDLSSVFGAVSHDLHRMRRGALSPFFSKAAVTKLEPVIYSAVDKLISRIEEVVESTGFVDLTMAFSCMTTDIVTQYAFAESSRFLENPDFTPNFHEAILAGTRMGSWARHFPILFPVLRSIPIDILSRMSPETGVFLRWQESMKKKVSEIWQDQSALPVKDKNVSPFGSTIFHELFHSDIPDSEKHPGRMWQEGQIVIGAGTETTAWKDSDRYLMLALTATTFFILDNPNILSKLRKELAATMPNRYEKPSCRELEALPYLIIIQEGLRLSFGVATRLQRINSKAPMIFRQKKTNDTIEEKVWEIPTGTPVGMTAVLVHLNPELFPDPHEFRPERWFDQDGQLHRGLDKYILSFSRGSRQCIGINLAYSELYMGIGILIRRLGDRMQLFETDRTDVDMVEDCFVPVPRRESNGVRVRLSA, from the exons ATGACTCTAATATCGCTGTCTCTTCTTGCACTGAGCCTTTGGATCATCATCCGGGTGTTGGTTATTATTTATCGCTTGGCATGGCATCCTCTGGCCAGATTCCCGGGGCCGAAGTTCGCAGCCGCCACCAGCGCTTACGAATTCTACTTCGATGCCATCAAAGGCGGCCAGTATACATTTGAAATTGGCCACATGCATAAGAAATACG GTCCTATTGTTCGCATCAGTCCCCACGAGCTTCATATCAATGACCCTGGGTTCATCGAGGAGTTATATCCGGGGCCAGGTAAGCCCCGCGATAAATATGCCTATGCGACGGGTCAATTTGG AATCCCGGATGTATGTTCGCTCGTTCTTACCCCGTACGATCTATCG AGTGTGTTTGGTGCTGTTTCACATGACCTACATCGCATGAGACGAGGAGCGTTGAGTCCATTCTTCTCTAAAGCCGCAGTGACTAAACTGGAGCCTGTGATCTATTCAGCTGTCGATAAACTCATTAGTCGCATTGAGGAAGTCGTCGAGTCGACTGGATTCGTCGACTTGACAATGGCATTCAGCTGCATGACAACTGACATTGTGACCCAGTATGCCTTTGCAGAATCCTCGCGCTTTCTCGAAAATCCGGACTTCACTCCAAACTTTCACGAGGCAATCCTAGCAGGAACCCGTATGGGGAGTTGGGCCAGACATTTTCCAATCTTGTTCCCGGTCTTGAGGAGCATCCCCAT AGATATTCTGTCCAGAATGTCACCGGAAACAGGAGTATTTCTTCGTTGGCAAGAG AGCATGAAGAAAAAGGTTTCCGAAATTTGGCAAGACCAAAGTGCTTTGCCAGTCAAAGACAAAAATGTCTCTCCGTTCGGGTCTACCATCTTTCATGAACTTTTCCATTCCGATATTCCAGACTCAGAGAAACATCCCGGTCGGATGTGGCAGGAGGGTCAGATAGTTATTGGTGCAGGTACCGAAACTACAGCTTGGA AAGATTCTGACCGATATTTGATGTTAGCTCTCACCGCAAcgactttcttcattttgGATAATCCAAATATCCTATCAAAATTGAGGAAAGAGCTTGCAGCCACCATGCCGAACAGATATGAGAAGCCTTCTTGTCGCGAGTTGGAGGCCTTGCCCTATTTGATAA TCATTCAAGAGGGACTTCGCTTATCATTTGGAGTTGCAACTCGGCTCCAACGTATTAACTCGAAGGCTCCTATGATATTCCGACAGAAAAAAACGAATGATACCATAGAGGAAAAGGTCTGGGAAATTCCTACTGGGACTCCTGTTGGTATGACCGCCGTACTGGTTCATCTCAACCCGGAGCTATTCCCTGATCCACACGAATTCAGACCAGAACGCTGGTTTGACCAGGATGGACAGCTCCATCGGGGTTTGGACAAATATATCTTGTCATTTTCTAGAGGCAGTCGGCAATGCATTGGGATCAA CCTTGCCTATTCCGAGCTATACATGGGCATTGGGATATTGATCAGGCGACTGGGGGACCGAATGCAGCTTTTCGAAACGGATCGTACTGATGTCGATATGGTAGAGGATTGTTTCGTACCTGTTCCAAGAAGAGAGTCGAATGGTGTTCGGGTGAGATTAAGTGCGTAG
- a CDS encoding short chain dehydrogenase/ reductase, translated as MASMQLSDADIPSCAGKTVVITGGSSGIGWATGKIFASHGARVFLLDVRAPQEGLPLNSQYIECDITKWADILAAFEIAGDVIDILVANAGVSEEVNYFEDTFDSEGKLVEPGYNVIEVNLRGTINVIKVGLSIMRLRKTAGSIVITTPWQLIGLMRALRATLPLDNITINTVAPAATLTGLIPPELAKPIIAMGLPTSSADFVGLAVAYSAVALETRQVELYGKDPDTATVECKGRWNGRTILTLGDRYTELEQAISDLRPQWFGVDNATLTRMQQKATDFR; from the exons ATGGCATCAATGCAACTATCTGATGCCGATATTCCCAGCTGTGCTGGGAAAACCGTGGTGATCACAG GAGGAAGCTCAGGGATTGGCTGGGCGACAGGAAAGATCTTTGCTTCTCACGGTGCTCGTGTCTTTCTCCTAGATGTACGGGCACCACAGGAAGGCCTTCCTCTGAATTCTCAGTATATTGAGTGTGACATTACAAAATGGGCAGATATTTTGGCCGCTTTCGAAATAGCAGGAGATGTGATCGACATCCTTGTGGCCAATGCTGGTGTCTCTGAAGAGGTCAACTACTTTGAAGATACATTCGACTCCGAGGGCAAACTGGTTGAGCCTGGTTACAACGTGATCGAAGTAAACCTTCGGGGGACCATAAATGTTATCAAAGTCGGACTTAGCATTATGAGACTCAGAAAGACCGCTGGCAGTATCGTGATTACAA CGCCCTGGCAGCTCATTGGACTCATGCGTGCTCTTCGGGCAACACTTCCACTGGACAACATCACAATCAACACTGTTGCTCCAGCGGCAACGCTGACGGGGCTTATCCCACCCGAACTAGCCAAACCTATTATTGCCATGGGTCTTCCGACAAGCTCTGCGGACTTCGTTGGTCTTGCTGTAGCATACTCCGCAGTGGCCCTCGAGACACGACAGGTTGAGCTATATGGAAAAGACCCCGATACCGCTACTGTAGAATGCAAAGGCCGTTGGAACGGCCGCACGATTCTGACACTGGGTGACCGGTACACTGAGCTTGAGCAGGCTATCTCCGACCTTCGTCCCCAATGGTTTGGTGTAGACAACGCTACATTGACAAGAATGCAACAGAAGGCAACAGATTTTAGATAG
- a CDS encoding isoprenoid synthase domain-containing protein, which yields MLQRLWALSTSAIKLPFQPFSFGAPRDLLIEKDRRSMPCLAKEAPPPSAFSATIHPLSDSVSTEVDNYFLQNWTFRTDNERARFHAAGFSRVTCLYFPMAMDDRIGFACRMLTILFLIDDLLEEMSLDEGSTYNEKLISISRGDVAPNRTIPAQWIMYDLWEDMRACDHVLADELLEPVFTFMRAQTDKTRLTTHQFGEYLDYREKDVGQALLSGLQRYTMKLYLTEEDLRMAAPAERNCAKHIAILNDIYSWRKELLASKTLHHEGAAICSSVQVLSEVTALSHAATQRVLWTMCREWESVHKQLVAEVAGTGSRDLLDYIHGLEFQMSGNERWSESTPRYHF from the exons ATGCTTCAACGGCTTTGGGCTCTATCAACCTCAGCTATCAAGCTACCGTTTCAGCCCTTCTCCTTTGGGGCTCCCAGAGACCTTCTTATAGAGAAGGACAGACGGAGCATGCCCTGCCTTGCAAAGGAAGCTCCGCCTCCGTCAGCATTTTCTGCTACTATTCATCCTCTCAGCGATTCTGTTTCCACTGAGGTCGACAACTATTTCCTTCAAAATTGGACTTTCCGAACCGATAATGAACGAGCCAGATTCCATGCTGCAGGGTTCTCTCGTGTTACATGCTTATACTTTCCTATGGCAATGGACGACCGTATTGGATTTGCCTGTAGAATGCTGAcaattctttttctcattgACG ACCTACTTGAGGAAATGAGCCTCGACGAAGGATCCACCTACAATGAAAAACTTATATCCATTTCCCGGGGCGACGTTGCCCCCAACCGAACTATTCCTGCCCAATGGATTATGTATGATCTATGGGAAGACATGAGAGCCTGTGATCATGTCCTTGCGGATGAACTGTTGGAACCAGTGTTTACATTCATGAGGGCGCAGACGGATAAAACCCGGTTGACCACCCATCAGTTTGGGGAGTATCTTGACTATCGCGAAAAGGATGTCGGACAAGC TCTACTTTCCGGCCTGCAGCGCTATACCATGAAGCTCTACCTTACCGAAGAAGACCTGCGTATGGCTGCACCCGCTGAGCGCAACTGCGCCAAGCACATTGCAATCCTCAATGACATTTACAGCTGGCGAAAAGAACTACTGGCTTCTAAGACGCTTCATCATGAAGGCGCTGCCATTTGTTCCTCTGTACAAGTATTGTCTGAGGTGACTGCACTTAGCCACGCCGCCACGCAGCGGGTCTTGTGGACCATGTGTCGCGAGTGGGAATCGGTACATAAACAGCTCGTGGCTGAAGTGGCAGGAACAGGGAGCCGAGACCTCTTGGATTATATTCACGGGCTTGAGTTTCAGATGAGTGGAAATGAGCGCTGGAGTGAATCTACTCCTCGTTATCATTTTTAG
- a CDS encoding esterase: MAGLWLGLGFTAGKSIAITLWSAITAPFRGQTGGATAYKHVAITFARSFFGTASIEQIQYILPPKSAHNAYKALMHSQQTTPNIVRLHDGTEAFWMGNPDAEKLIIYFPGGAYCIPALPGHFDLVNALATDLKKNNQDIGVLFLAYDLVPHAQWPRQLAQGVALVQYVIEVLGKRPSNIILQGDSSGAHLALAVLSHLTEGHPHNSIPRLSLSENLRGALLLSPWIDFGTDHESFRTNADKDAISAESLGRWAEALFGDTKMDKYTNPTDAPTGWWKLLPVEKIFIGVGGDEVLLDSIVSLAHKMKTEHPDVLVSRVPREFHVEPITDFGLGLSPGVQYQAMAAWLNQTFSQ; this comes from the exons ATGGCAGGGCTGTGGCTAGGTTTGGGTTTCACAGCTGGCAAGTCCA TCGCTATTACGCTCTGGTCTGCTATCACCGCACCTTTCCGTGGCCAAACAGGTGGCGCTACAGCCTACAAGCATGTGGCCATTACATTTGCTCGGTCGTTCTTTGGAACTGCTTCTATCGAACAAATCCA GTACATTCTTCCACCAAAGTCAGCCCATAATGCTTACAAGGCTCTAATGCATTCTCAACAAACCACACCCAATATTGTCCGGCTACATGATGGAACTGAAGCCTTCTGGATGGGCAACCCTGATGCCGAAAAATTAATCATATACTTCCCTGGCGGAGCTTACTGTATTCCCGCATTGCCGGGACATTTCGATCTTGTCAATGCACTTGCCACCGATCTCAAGAAAAATAATCAAGATATTGGAGTCCTCTTCCTGGCCTATGACCTCGTGCCTCATGCTCAATGGCCCCGGCAGCTCGCGCAAGGCGTAGCGCTTGTCCAGTATGTCATAGAAGTCCTAGGCAAGCGACCATCAAACATTATTCTTCAAGGTGACTCTTCAGGTGCTCATCTTGCACTTGCAGTTCTGTCCCATCTTACTGAAGGCCATCCGCATAACTCGATACCCAGACTGTCTCTATCGGAAAATCTTCGCGGCGCACTTCTTTTATCGCCATGGATCGATTTCGGCACGGACCACGAAAGCTTCCGCACAAATGCGGACAAGGATGCTATCTCGGCCGAGTCTCTCGGTAGATGGGCTGAGGCGCTTTTCGGAGATACTAAGATGGACAAGTATACTAATCCTACTGATGCGCCGACAGGCTGGTGGAAACTTCTGCCTGTGGAAAAAATCTTTATTGGCGTTGGCGGAGATGAGGTTCTTTTGGACTCTATTGTCAGTCTGGCACACAAAATGAAG ACCGAACATCCAGACGTGCTGGTCAGTCGTGTTCCTCGGGAGTTTCATGTCGAGCCCATCACAGATTTTGGGTTGGGACTTTCCCCTGGCGTGCAGTAtcaagccatggctgcttgGTTGAACCAAACCTTTTCTCAATAG
- a CDS encoding Alpha/Beta hydrolase protein, giving the protein MKGLSLGLALLAPLANAVAAPTADLGYTIHQAAVESTKDGMRYLNFTNLQYGTSRRFQPPIPPPVNRTIQTAGAYNIRCPQGQPAWLSLFGQPVGNLTGVPPVTIADLPPVDPSTSEDCLYLDVFVPEDVFQAKGDYKSSVVIWIHGGGYVGGWKSLYGPGLGLMETAKKEGRDVIFVSINYRLGLFGFLADPDSSDITRNLGLQDQLFALKWVHKYIHLFGGDPNTITVMGESAGGGSIMYHLTSGNASYRPLFQRAIVQSPFTINIPARMQRSTLQEVYQRANVTSFEELKGLSTQALQTANALVVGNAKPYGTFVFGPVSDKYYPDYPPVLLNEGHYLDDVSVMAGHNTNEGVLFASPFVKNDEDYANLVASLFPGISSTALSIITDKLYPSNLGGKYGYVDQTGRVASTIGESLISCNEYFLGEAFARSNTSFRYEFSVPPAIHAVDLSYTFYNPREATSGVNITLAGIMQRYFANFITTGQPYSHHPTDFPANDMIQNFNISSVGRMKDSVSTKRCKWWQKAGFR; this is encoded by the exons atGAAGGGACTTAGTCTTgggcttgcgcttcttgcgCCTTTAGCCAATGCGGTAGCAGCGCCCACGGCAGATCTCGGATACACGATCCATCAAGCCGCAGTCGAG AGCACCAAAGATGGCATGCGATATCTCAATTTCACAAATCTCCAATACGGAACGAGCCGTCGTTTCCAGCCTCCTATTCCCCCACCGGTGAACAGAACCATACAGACTGCAGGGGCATACAACATTCGATGTCCGCAGGGGCAGCCGGCATGGCTGAGTCTGTTCGGGCAGCCGGTTGGAAACCTCACGGGAGTACCTCCAGTCACAATAGCAGACCTCCCTCCCGTCGATCCCAGCACCAGTGAGGACTGTTTGTACTTGGACGTCTTCGTGCCAGAAGACGTTTTCCAAGCAAAGGGGGATTATAAGTCTTCAGTAGTCATTTGGATTCACGGCGGAGGATACGTTGGGGGATGGAAGTCTCTGTATGGCCCTGGACTCGGTCTGATGGAGACGGCGAAAAAGGAAGGCCGTGATGTAATCTTCGTTTCTATTAATTACCGCTTGGGATTATTT GGATTCCTGGCCGATCCTGATTCTAGTGACATTACGCGCAATCTAGGGCTACAGGATCAGTTGTTTGCATTAAAATGGGTTCATAAATACATCCACCTCTTTGGTGGCGACCCCAATACCATCACCGTGATGGGTGAGTCCGCTGGAGGAGGCTCGATCATGTACCATCTCACCTCTGGCAATGCCTCCTATCGACCATTATTCCAACGGGCCATTGTCCAGAGCCCTTTCACCATCAATATTCCTGCCAGAATGCAGAGGAGCACATTGCAAGAAGTGTACCAGCGAGCAAATGTGACTTCTTTCGAGGAGTTGAAAGGTCTATCAACGCAGGCATTGCAGACTGCCAATGCACTTGTTGTGGGCAATGCAAAGCCATATGGAACATTTGTTTTCG GCCCAGTCAGTGACAAATATTACCCGGACTACCCTCCAGTTCTTCTGAATGAGGGTCACTACCTTGATGATGTTTCGGTCATGGCAGGGCACAACACAAATGAAGGCGTATTATTCGCGTCTCCATTTGTGAAAAACGATGAAGATTACGCAAACCTCGTTGCGAGCCTATTCCCCGGCATCTCATCTACAGCTCTGTCCATAATAACAGACAAATTGTACCCGAGTAATCTCGGCGGCAAATACGGGTATGTGGACCAGACGGGCCGTGTGGCATCTACTATTGGGGAATCCCTCATAAGTTGCAACGAGTACTTTCTCGGAGAGGCATTCGCACGCAGTAATACCAGCTTCCGGTACGAATTCAGCGTTCCCCCGGCAATCCACGCTGTAGACCTTTCGTATACCTTTTACAATCCCCGCGAGGCGACATCTGGCGTGAATATTACTCTTGCGGGGATAATGCAGAGGTATTTTGCGAACTTCATCACAACTGGGCAGCCTtattctcatcatccaaccGACTTCCCTGCGAATGATATGATTCAGAATTTCAACATATCTAGTGTTGGACGGATGAAGGACAGTGTGTCAACCAAGCGATGCAAATGGTGGCAGAAGGCAGGTTTCCGATGA
- a CDS encoding Alpha/Beta hydrolase protein: MFVGYHRLISATEGFLSSASKRNASTLPAPNSNRVIPTEPRNNSSTLVDPAQLDQTLTLSDGRTLGFAEYGSPHGKPLLYFHGLPACRYEIDFHELGLRHGARIFALDRPGMGLSAFQPNRQLLDWPADVKDFTGKLGLVEYRVLGGSGGGPYSLVCAKALPKESLKGVGVLAGFAPLEAGTQGMSLRSRILWNLGRWFSGLGRLYTDWTIVPAAHHPDPKVLEELLAKTVKNNFNETDSSVFEDEKILKHAAKIVRESFRQGSQGYVQECKILTRPWGFDLREIDFSGVRLWYGDNDRHTPIQMAQWMADRIEGSVLTEWKGYSHFTFTDDHTEEVVRGMLES, encoded by the coding sequence ATGTTCGTCGGATATCACCGTTTAATATCGGCAACAGAGGGTTTCCTGTCATCAGCGTCAAAGAGAAACGCATCCACACTTCCTGCACCCAACTCAAACCGCGTTATACCTACTGAACCTCGAAACAACTCGTCGACATTAGTAGACCCTGCACAACTAGATCAAACCCTGACCCTCTCTGACGGCCGCACCCTCGGTTTTGCCGAATACGGCTCCCCACACGGAAAACCACTTCTTTATTTCCACGGCTTACCCGCTTGTCGTTATGAGATCGACTTCCACGAGCTGGGTCTCCGGCATGGCGCCCGGATCTTCGCCCTTGACCGACCTGGAATGGGGCTGTCAGCGTTTCAACCAAACCGTCAACTCCTTGACTGGCCGGCCGACGTCAAAGATTTCACGGGCAAACTAGGTCTAGTCGAGTATCGGGTTCTTGGTGGCTCCGGTGGAGGTCCGTACTCACTTGTGTGTGCAAAGGCCTTACCTAAGGAGAGCCTGAAGGGTGTAGGGGTACTCGCTGGATTTGCGCCCCTTGAGGCCGGTACGCAGGGAATGTCTCTTCGTTCACGGATCCTGTGGAACCTGGGAAGATGGTTCTCAGGTCTTGGGCGACTGTACACTGATTGGACAATTGTACCTGCTGCTCATCATCCAGACCCGAAGGTCCTGGAGGAGTTACTCGCGAAAACGGTGAAGAATAATTTCAACGAAACGGACTCGTCGGTCtttgaggatgagaagatccTCAAGCATGCAGCTAAGATTGTGCGGGAGAGTTTTCGACAGGGGTCTCAGGGATATGTCCAAGAGTGTAAGATTCTTACAAGGCCATGGGGCTTTGACCTACGAGAAATTGACTTCTCTGGAGTTCGGTTGTGGTACGGTGATAACGACCGGCACACTCCGATTCAAATGGCTCAATGGATGGCGGATAGGATCGAGGGATCGGTCTTGACGGAGTGGAAGGGCTACAGTCACTTTACTTTTACTGATGATCATACTGAGGAAGTTGTGAGAGGCATGCTAGAATCATAA
- a CDS encoding putative nuclear envelope protein Brr6 (unnamed protein product): protein MDKRSAESPMDFEWQTRAPGDVTSPFYQLSMQHDNQKKRPHRVFESPGKKQMPALREPNSQPFLFSQPRSQDPPGTPKSLFGQSAFMTPRKFDVDFSSGAENMSSPENADNEDTPEPPMKSGHRNSLFNMYGRFAPSPGRGEIPRLNHYSNALARRVQKRRRRDKALDMQFRRESDDESDDEHVSGNKQNQKQGHVQGEAQPASRMNSFSDFFALLEAHPNVPSILSWWAQLIVNLSLFSLAVYVVFGFVSAIRAEFEQAAEEVSDTILAEMATCAKSYVDNKCGGGDRLPALETVCENWERCMNRDPAKVGRAKVSAHTMAIIINSFIDPISWKAIMFFLATISTVTVVSNWSFRSFRNRYNQHEYTHPSAPSFPRQPSGQHHPSLGPSQPSYQHSVGFNYQSHAPSLDHKKETPLMLEDSPTRDFVNERSRTRESRMRTPSPTKRDRKLL from the exons ATGGACAAACGATCAGCAGAAAGTCCGATGGACTTCGAATGGCAGACAAGGGCGCCAGGCGATGTGACTTCACCCTTCTATCAGCTCAGCATGCAGCATGACAACCAGAAGAAAC GACCCCATCGCGTCTTCGAATCCCCCGGAAAGAAACAGATGCCGGCCTTGCGCGAACCCAATTCACagcctttcctcttctcccagcCGCGATCGCAGGACCCTCCTGGCACCCCGAAATCCCTCTTTGGCCAGTCCGCATTCATGACCCCGCGCAAGTTTGATGTCGATTTCTCGTCCGGCGCAGAAAATATGTCGTCCCCTGAGAACGCGGACAACGAGGATACGCCAGAGCCGCCCATGAAGTCGGGCCATCGAAATTCATTATTCAACATGTACGGACGTTTCGCACCGAGTCCCGGACGGGGCGAGATTCCTCGTCTGAACCATTATTCCAATGCGTTGGCTCGCCGGGtacagaagagaaggcggaGGGACAAGGCATTAGATATGCAGTTTCGCAGGGAGAGTGATGATGAGAGTGACGACGAGCATGTGTCAGGCAACAAGCAGAACCAGAAACAGGGGCACGTTCAGGGGGAGGCTCAGCCGGCATCGCGTATGAATTCTTTCTCGGATTTTTTCGCTTTGCTCGAGGCGCACCCCAACGTTCCGAGTATCCTGTCCTGGTGGGCTCAGTTGATCGTCAACTTGTCTTTATTCTCGCTCGCTGTGTATGTGGTGTTTGGTTTTGTGTCGGCTATTCGGGCAGAGTTCGAGCAGGCGGCGGAAGAGGTGTCCGATACGATATTAGCAGAAATGGCGACCTGTGCGAAGAGCTACGTGGATAACAAATGCGGTGGCGGAGACCGACTTCCAGCCTTGGAGACAGTATGTGAAAACTGGGAACGCTGCATGAACCGGGACCCCGCGAAGGTTGGTCGGGCAAAGGTGTCGGCACATACCATGGCGATTATCATAAACAGCTTCATCGACCCGATTAGCTGGAAAGCGATT ATGTTCTTCCTCGCCACCATATCGACAGTCACCGTTGTCAGCAACTGGTCTTTCCGCTCGTTCAGAAACCGTTATAATCAACACGAGTATACTCATCCCTCCGCCCCTAGCTTTCCTCGGCAACCATCCGGACAGCACCACCCTTCGTTAGGCCCCTCCCAGCCGTCCTACCAGCACTCCGTTGGGTTTAACTACCAAAGCCATGCACCGAGTCTTGATCATAAGAAAGAAACACCCTTGATGCTTGAAGACTCACCTACCCGGGACTTCGTGAATGAGCGGAGCCGCACTCGAGAAAGCCGCATGCGTACCCCAAGTCCCACCAAGAGAGATAGGAAGTTGTTATAA